Below is a genomic region from Brassica rapa cultivar Chiifu-401-42 chromosome A08, CAAS_Brap_v3.01, whole genome shotgun sequence.
GCCACAACCAAAGGTCTTGAACCGAGCATCGACGATCTGACCGGTCTTCTCATCGACCTTGATCTGAAGCTTCATCACATCACCGCACGCGGGAGCTCCGACGAGGCCCGTGCCGATGCTGGGATCGTTCTTGTCGAAAGACCCGACGTTGCGGGGGTTGTCGTAGTGGTCGATGACGTTCTCGTGGTAGGATCGGGAGATACCAACGGACCACGGGGTCGATTGGCGTGACGTGAGGCCTAGAGCCTTCTTCGCAGCTTGCCTGAGCATCATCGTCGTCGATTAGGGTTTGTGTTCCGCGGATGTTGGAAAGATGAGATTGGAGTTTTTTAGGAGGGGCCCTTTCCTTTATCGGCTACGAAGAagtcggttcggttcggttcggttcggtttagatAGATGCTGGGACACGTGGATGGTTCTctgatatttttctttctttacatCTGGTTTGAACAATAtccaaaatccaaaataccaCACTACATAACTTATTTCAGTATTTTTAGAGTTCCGATCTGTtcaatttttattgttttgccCAGACTTAATTAGAAATTACTATGATTAAGTGATTaaagtaaaaattattaatattttcacaaaaaaaatgcaTACTCACATCACAAGTTCACAGCCATGGATAACTCACAAAACCTATTTCCAgtcagtttttgtttttatttattgttcAATCGGTGACACTTgatttgctttcttcttcttcgtagaagaaaagaaaattttgcAAAATGATAAAAGTAATCCGACCTGCCGGAATCGAACCAGCGACCTAAAGATTTGCTGTCACAGACTACAGTCTtccgctctaccaactgagctaaggtcGGGTGTTTGTTTTCGTTTAACTCACTTTCTATATGGCTTCAAAGTGTGCAGCAATCAATAAAACACCTAATTAACTTTGTCCTCCATCACCAAACACTCGAATCCATCTACAGCATCTGGTGGTACATCTCTGTCTCAAACCAGATTCGTTACCTCATCAGTCCCGTAACATCACTCTCCAGCTCTCTCATGGCTTTACAGTAACACGATCATCATCACCCTCTATTCATCTTATACCAAATCACATGTCATCTTCAGACTCTTTCGTCTCAATGACTTCGCTCGCTGCTTCGTTATGTAATTTACATAGATAAATCCGCATTTTGTAATTTCCACAGTAGACAAACAATAATgatacgataaaaaaaaaaaggaaatgatacttaAGTGAAGAATCTTTGGAAGttgaaactatataaaaaaaatcataaaggATAAGAAGATCATATAAATAATACAGTAtttcaagaaagaaaaagtaattttatattaaagatATTTCAACAAATCTTCTTAGaaaactaattaattgttaCGATAAGCATGAAGAGTCGTAGCAGTCTTGACTACTAAAACACAGACCATCTCTGCATTCACACACTGAAGAGATGTACTTGCATGTTCTTATGTAAGATAAATAGGAAGAAAATCTGTAAAGAGATCCAGACGTGTGTACAAAGGAAtcaaatcgaaaaaaaaaaacaaaatggaaaagaagaagaaggtagtGCCAAAAAGACTCCAAGGTAAAGTGGCGATCGTGACGGCATCAACGCAAGGGATAGGCTTCGGTATCGTTGAGCGGCTCGGCCTTGAAGGCGCGTCTGTCGTCGTCTCTTCTCCCAAACAGGTCCTCCTCCTATTCTTGATTTGACTTTCTTGATTAATGTTTTTGGTTTGCTTTGCATTAGTGAATCCAATTTAGAAGCTCTGCTTTGAATAAGCTACTTGTGTGTGTTTTCAATTAAATTGTGCAGAAAAACGTGGATGAGGCAGTAGAGAAGCTTAAAGCTCAAGAGATTGATGCATTTGGAATCGTTTGTCATGTCTCTAATGCTCAACATCGCCAGATTCTTGTCCAAAAGACAATTCAAGTAAGCTGTCAAAACATTaccctttttttatttaatctttCATTGTTGTTTTATTCTTAATCAGCTTTCCTTTGGCTTGAGTTTCAGAGATATGGGAAGATAGATATTGTTGTCTGTAATGCCGCTGTTAATCCATCTACTGACCCAATCTTATCCACCCAAGAATCTGCTCTTGACAAGCTTTGGGAAGTCAATGTCAAGTCATCTATCCTTCTCCTCCAGGTAACCACTAATCATTTTGCTTTTAGATGGttcattgtaaaaaaaaaaactttttgtttttgtctgtGGTTTTGGTCAAGCTTTGAACAAGACAAGAGATTTTCTTATTTCCTCGAGACAATAATAACTCTGGTGTCTCCTGTGCTCAAAGTAACTTTGACATTTCAATGGTTATTTCTTATCAAAACCAGGATATAGCTCCTCACTTAGAGAAGGGTT
It encodes:
- the LOC103834241 gene encoding iron-sulfur cluster assembly protein 1; its protein translation is MMLRQAAKKALGLTSRQSTPWSVGISRSYHENVIDHYDNPRNVGSFDKNDPSIGTGLVGAPACGDVMKLQIKVDEKTGQIVDARFKTFGCGSAIASSSVATEWVKGKAMEEVLTIKNTEIAKHLSLPPVKLHCSMLAEDAIKAAVKDYKEKRLKTNGVGESSQA
- the LOC103834242 gene encoding short-chain dehydrogenase/reductase SDRA — encoded protein: MEKKKKVVPKRLQGKVAIVTASTQGIGFGIVERLGLEGASVVVSSPKQKNVDEAVEKLKAQEIDAFGIVCHVSNAQHRQILVQKTIQRYGKIDIVVCNAAVNPSTDPILSTQESALDKLWEVNVKSSILLLQDIAPHLEKGSSVIFITSIAAFQPQVPTAMYGVTKTALLGLTKALAAEMGPDTRVNAVAPGVVPTHFASFITRNSEVRRASEEKTLLNRLGTTDDMAAATAFLASDDADYITGETLVVAGGMPSRL